Part of the Harpia harpyja isolate bHarHar1 chromosome 16, bHarHar1 primary haplotype, whole genome shotgun sequence genome, GAAGGTGAAGCAAGGAGCTCCCTGGGCCTGAGTAAAGGGACACACTCCCTGCACCAGCAGAGACGTGCGACATGCACTGCTGAGCAACAGCATTAATAAAAGAGTTTATGCAGTGTTGTAGCTTCCACCACAGCTACTGCCTGAAGGGGACTTGTGCCTGCATCCTTGGGAGAAGGAAACCACTTGAGACCAAACAGAAGCCTGCAGGGGAGACCGAAGGAGCagcacccaaaaaaaaaaaggcgatcAGACAGAACAGTGAGCATGCCGAGGCTGCCAGAGAGCAGACAGAGAGCCCTTATCACCACCACAGAGAGATCTTAccaccccatctcctcccaggCTGACAAAGGGAGAGCTTGCACTCAGAGCTTTGGAAGAGAAGATAGTCAAGGAAAATCTGCATCATGGTTTGGCCTGAGGAACTATGATACCCATGGCCCAGAGCTCAGGGACTACCCAGCAGCTACCTCTCACCTGGGTGCTGGCGCTGGGTCTGAGCGCAGTGGTGCCCCCACTGGCATCCTGCACCTCGATACGACTGGAGAGCACGCCGAAACACTGCGACACTTCTTGGTAGCAGATCTTCCTGTGGGACAAACAGAGCTGTGTGAACAGGTGAGCCAGGACAGGCCACCCCAAGGAGAGCACAGAGGCTCCGGAGACAAGAGACAAAGCTGTTCACTGGCCCAGACTGCTCTCAGCACAAGCCACCAATTCAGTCTGCGTGCTAACTGAGCCCACAACAGGAATGCTGACTGCGAAGTCTTCCCCCGACCTTGTCCCACGCAGCAGAGCATGAGCCCTCAAGCCAGGCTCCCTCCCACTGCTCAGCTCACCTGGGCGATTCATAGAGGGGAACCGTGCGGATGTGCAGCTTCTGGATCTCGTCAATGGTACCGATTGTCAGAGTGCTGTTATTGGCCAACGCtaggctgcatggggaaaaaaacccaacacgtGAGCAATGGCGCTTGTAAGGTGGGTGGCAGAGCAAGAACCTCCCTCTCCTCCACACCCCTCAAAAATGCCCATCCCAGGATCCCGTTTGCTGATCCCAGGATCCCATTGCCGAGTCCAAACCTCCCCCACCCAGCGTCACACAAGGCAAGGTGCAGGCTCACCTGTCGGGATACCCATCCGAGTTGAGGGGACACATGTAGTTCACCTCCTTCAGGTTGACATTGGAGAAGACCAGCTTGTGGTTACTGCTGTAGATGACGGTGGGGCGGTCAGAGCAGGCAAACACATTGGTGGTGGACAGAGAGCGGAAAGTCCTCAGGACGGTGGGCTGGGTCCCAAGGGTCACCTTCTTCCGGTCACTCAGcaagcctgcagaaaaggagaacCTGCGTTGGGAGCTGCTGCAATGGAGCTCGCAAGGGCAGGACGGCAGAGTGCAACACGACTGCAACACCTTGGGAAGAAATGAGTGCGAGTAAATGCATCCTGCTGTCAGCACAGGGCAGCAAAGGAATGGCTGTAAGTAAGCATCGATCTGCTTTCTCCAAAGTCTGCTGGAGAAATCCACCAACTCCCAGTGCCCACAGCCAGTCCCACCTGAGCATGACCCCATCACagtcagaaagcaagaaaaagagaaatctctCCAGAAGGATGAAAGAAAGCATGTCAAGCAAGTAAGAGGGCACGAGTCCAGCCACCCTCTCCAGCAGCCCGCTCAGTGCTAGGCCCTGTAGTCACCTGTCTCGAGGCTGAGCCCAAAGTAGAAGAGAGCTCCGTCCCCGAGGGCACACAGAAGGTAATGGCTGCTCTCGAAGGTCGTCATCAGGATGGAGCGAGGGATAATTTCTGCggggagcaggagaagagaaggctgatgTCACTCATGACTCAGCCAGGTCAGTGACCACTGCCaccagccagcagccccaggagagcCCTACCTCCTCCCAGCATCTCCTTGTGCAGCAGTTCAAACGAAGGCAGCTTTAGGATGCGGGCAGAGATGTCAGTCCAGAGCCCAATTGCACAGAGTGGGGACATGCCGTTAGTGTCCCCCAAAGGGGTGATGTCCAGGCAGGCAACTTCATGCTCCATTTCTGTGCAGCTGGCAGGAAGGAGGAAGCAGACAGAGGTGTCAGTCTTGAGCCCAAAGACAGACAGCAGAGGCTGAGAGCCCTCAGGCCAGGATGAGAGATGTGCACCCACCTGATCTGCCTCAGCTCCTGGGGTCGGATCTCCAGGTAGTACAGGGCTCGTCCCACAGCCACCACTACCTGGTTACTGTTACAGGAAGCCACGCTGATGTTCTTTCCATTGGGCTCTTTCCACTCGCTCACCAGGGCTTTGGGCTCCTGACTAACCAGTCTCACAGAGGCAGAGGTGATCTGGGGAGAGAGAACAGCTCTGCTCAGAGCCAGAGCAACACCTCCCTTCTGACATCAGTGCAGAGAAGTACTGCAAATTCTGGCCCTGATAAGCAGCACAGATCTAGGTTAGCCCCACAATCAATAAGGGCTGTAGGGTCACCACGAGAGATGTATCTGCATTTCCCTAGAACTGGCATTACCTGGATCAATTGCTGATGTGCTACGTTGCCGCAGAAGAAAGTCTGCTGATCATCCACAAACCCTGTGAGCTCCGTCTCTTCTACTTCCTCTCCATTTAACATAAGAACCCTGAACAGGAAAGGGAACTCCTGTTATACCATGCTCCAACATATGGCTGAAAGCCTAGCTCAGCATTAACCCCACCTTACCTGGTCTGGCCAACAAAGGACAGCACCAACATATTGTCCGTTTCACGATGAGAGTCTGACCTCAGGGGCCACAAGCCTGCAACAAAGAGAGGCCACATTTGCTCACAGTGAATATTCCAAAAGCTGGCGGGTGCCaagccccctgccccacaccccaACCTCAGTCTGTGCACACGACGTGTCCTCACTGGGCCCTCTCAGGCTGCAGGTTGTATCTGACAGCATTGAACAGCTCACGCACCTTTAATCCCCGGCAAGTCAATGCTGGCGTGCTCATGAATCCCAATGCCGTTCCGGATGATCCGCAGTGAACCCTCTTTAAATGCACCCGAGCATGTGACCagctggaggaaaagcagatgatCTTTACCAACCATTGCTGGGAAGCTTCCCCACTCATCCTTGTAGTGATGGGTTCAGGGGAAGATGGGGTACCCATCTTCTCCACTTCTCAGAGGAAGTTTTTTGGCAGCTGATCCTCCCCCACTGCACAAAGGCAACCCCTTCCTCATGAACAGAGGTATCCAAGAATTAGCCTCTCCACTCATACCACTCTTCAGCGTAAGACCTCAATACCATCCCTGCACCTGGATGAGACTTTTGAGATCCTCCAATAAATGGTTTGTAGTCTTTTCCTTCCACGGACAACCCACACATACACATGGCCAGCCCAGACATCCCCAGCACTGAGAAAAGCAGAATCAACGTTACCTGGCCTTGGCCTTGTCTTTCCAGGTCTACCACACACATGTCCACGATGGGACCGAGGTTGGTGAAGGTCTCCATAGCCACTACATAGGAGCCCTGCTCATTGCTGTCCACGTTGAGCTACAAATAAACACAATCATTGGCTTTCAACAAGCAAGACCAAGCAAGTGGAAAGGGTGTAGGACagacaagaagaaaggaaaatttatcCACATACACCTCTGCAGGCCACGATGAAAATAAGTCTGTACAAAATCCTGTCTGAACACACAACTAAGCCAGAAGTCAGCTGCCACATACCTTCACAAGCTGTGAGTCCCCAAGCCGAGAGCCGACAAACACAACTCCATTGTCCAGGTAGGTCAAGCACTCTGCAATGGATGTCTGGGAATTGAGAAGGCACAGATGAACCACCACTAGCATGAAAAGGACCCTGCCACACCCTGCAAGCACCACATCTGAGCTGCAGCCCAACAGGAAGACCCTGGGCACAGCAGGGGAATTTAATCCCTTTACAAAACCCACAGAGAGTCCAAGCTTCTCCCAGGGACAGCACACAAGCACCAGGCAAAAACCTGGGAAGATGGTGTAGACTTTCGAGTGCCCAGACAGGGAATTTCCCAGCAACCGACAGTTCAGAGCTGTGACAACTGTGAAACGTGCCCCCACCCCAGGCTCCAAAAGAGACACCATTCCTGCCACTCAGCCCTCAGCAGAGCATTTCCAGCCTGTGGAGCCTTCCAGCCCTGTGGTGAGAAGTGCCAGGGACAGCGCACGTGATGTGGCCGAGTCCTACCTCACCAAGCAGTTCCACACGCAGGTCCTTCAAGGTGACAGTGCCGTCCATCTGTTCCTCCTTCTCCAAGAGCAGCATGAAGAGGCGTCCTTCCATGTCCCCCAGCAAGTAACGAGACCCGTTGGGATCCACGCGGTTGTGGCACACAATCGTACTTTGCTGCACACAAAGGAGGGGGGAATTTTTAGGAACCCATTGAAACAGCCCCAAATGGGCACCTAGCAAGGACCACCTCTGTACATGCCAGAAGGGAACAACGCCACCCACAGCGCACCGGCTGCTGGCTGTAACCACAGCAGAGTCCCACTCCTCCTGCGTAGAGGGACAGGGCTGGATTCACCCTTCAGTAAACTGTATCAGCGAACACAACCAGAACCTGTAGTCAAACGGTCTCACTTTTGGTCACTAGGAACCACCTCACGTTCCTAAATTAAACATGTCGCTAGCTTGCTCACAGCCCAAGAAAGATGCCATCGGAAAGCCTGTTTTCCTAACGCTGGGCCTTCCACAGATGCAGCAATGCTATTTGGGACCTGCAGATCTCCAAGCCTGCTGCATCTCCAGACCCAAGCTCTGCAGACATTTTGCTCTGTGTGGTGGATGCTGCCTGGCCTCATGTCAAcatatttggttttggtttaaaaatcCTCATCTTGCAGAACTTTATTGTATGCAAACACCTCACCGGCCTTGAGTACAGATGTGCCTGCACTCTGCTTGCAGGTCAAGGCCCAGATCTGTACATCAGCAGAGCACAGGCGACTGGCTCCGCCTGCTCCAATATAACAGACGCTCCACCACAGAGCTCCAGTAGTTGTCTGAGAGCTTGTAGGCATTCAGGCAACAATATTAGTATTTCTTTACCCAAGATTTATAGCTCTTTTCTAGCCCATCATTATTTCCAGCTTAAAAGGACCTTTTGATCACAGCTCAAGCCCTCTTTCAGCCCCGAGCGGCACCTCAGCCGTGCCATTTGTGCTTCCTGCACCGTTTAAATGTGGGAACTGGCCCGTTCCTCTGACAAAACCCACAAGTTCAACTTCTGTCACAAACTCTGTAAGTCTTTCTTCCTTTGAACAAGTGCCCCAATCATATACCGGTGGACTCAAGTCTCCAAGGGGCTCATTCATATCTTTTGCTGCCTGAAATGAAACCAGGCTCTGGCCTGGACCCATGCCCAAACCACGCACTACCTCCTAATTAATCCCTTTCTCTGGGGCCCAAACAAGATTTCAGCTTTACTGCACCATTTCCGAGCACTCCACAGAGAGCAGAGCCACACACTGCAGTGCAAGCACACGCTGCCACCAGCACAAGGATCACAGGCCTCCTCAGTCCCCAAAAACACAGACCGGGCATCGTACAGAACACCCACACTTGCCAAACCTCTGGGAGTAAGTGGCTCTCTTAGACTACACCtggagacaagggcagtttaaaTTCCTGACTACAAGTAGCCCAATACCCTCTCAGCATTCTCAGAGACACCTGGGAACAGAGGAATTACATGGGACACGTTTCTAGATCTCACTAGTCACTCACCTTGATGATAGGTGGAGCTATAGCTAGATATTTATCTCCATTGTGATAGGTGATAGACTCCTGCCCAATGATGATCGCACCTCCAAAAGGCTCTGGCACTGTgcaagggagaaaacaaatgTCTTCTTAGAGAACCTGTGCAGCAGGACTGAGGCATTCAGCCTTGAGGAAGAAATGGGAGGGAAGTTCTTTTACAAAGAAGGACCAACCTGCGATGACCATGGAGGCTTCAGCCTCTACGTTCTCCTGTTTCCAAGGACCTTTGTTAAACTCCTTCTCACGCAGGGACACCTCGTATGTCTTGACGTGGCGACCCTGAGGGTCCTGAAAGAGAAGTCACAAATGAGCATGTATACTGATGACAGCCTCCCGGGCACAGCAACAGAGACTCCAGAGGCAGCGCTGACTAGCAACCTGCGAAGGAAGGAGACTCCACTCATCTCCTGCAAGAGCAGCACCACCAGCGAGCTGCTGAGGCTTCCCAGCCTGACCACCTCCTCTTCAGTCTCCCTCAAACCGCACATGTGTCTGAACATACACATGCTAATGTTCTCCCTAACTTTATCCATACATAGAACAACCTTTGAATAAACCCCTGTGCCAAAAGAGACTGAAaactatttctgtgtttttatacaAGTGATTTTCTGGGACTTGTATTCATCTGACGCACAGCACTCTACAAATCTGGGCACGAGTGGCACTACACAGTATCACCGCTGCCTCCAGCTCCAGAGAGGCATTTGGGAATTCAGCTCTGCTGTAATGGCGCAGGTGCCAGAGCAGCTGAGCTCCCATCTCGATGCTCCTCAGACCTTTCAGCCTGGTTTCATGAGGAAACATAATCTGCTTGCTGAATAATCCCCCGACGACTCTGCCATTCCAGTAATTCCTAGCCCAGTGGGCAATTTCAACCAAACCAGACAGGCACAGAGGTCTCCGAGGCAGCGAGTCCATGCGGGCTTCACCAAAATATGTGGTGGGTGGAGAAGAGGCCCCCAAATCAGCACCCTACTATGGGAAAGGTGGTCTACGCTAACAAGCCCTTGGGAACCCGCATACGGAAAAGACGTATGAACACCCAAAGCACAGACAGGGCTTTGAACGCAACCCACTGACCAATTTAATGTCTCAAAACAAGGCTCTAAATCACAGGGAGCCAGGTTTCCTTAGTATCGTTGTTCACAGAACTGCTTAAAAAGAGCTGTTCATCTTGCCTCACCACTTTCCAGATCTGAGTAAAAgcgttttttttcctccctgtggcTGTCAGCTCTGTAAATAAACACTTGCAGGAAAGCTGGGCACCTCCTGGCTCACCCCTTACAGCCTCTGCCACTTGGCAAACACCCTCACTGACGGTGCTCTGGAGCCCGAGGTCCTGGAAAGAGCCAGCAGTGCAGCACTGAGGGAAGCTAAGAGCAGTACTGGCTGACAgagaaggggaaggcaggagaaatAGCTCTGTGGGGAGGAGAAAGTTGAAGTGGGGGTGTTAAAATGGCAGAGGAGTCACTAATGAAACTTTTGACATTTCTGGACCTTTTTACTCCACGCCACAGCAGCTCTcaagcctttttttatttttatgaacttcCCCTTTTTGTGGTATCTTTCTCTGGTTTCAGAACTACACAAAAATTGTCTCAGACGCTGCTACTCTATTCAGCCCAAATCCTGTGATAATGATTAATAAATTGAGAAGGAATCAAAGCAGCAGCTTGGAAACGTTCCCCTCTCCACACACATGCAAGTCAGACACTCAGGGACCAAAACAAAGCCAGAGTTTTATGTAAGACCTAATGAGTCAGACAGAACTTACATCTTGCTCCTGCTACAACAATAAAATCATATTGAGTGCTAAACGTAGAGCAAGCTATTAACTTCCTCTTTATTCATATAACACATGTTTATAACGAATGAACCATTAACAGATTTACCGGAAATACTCAATAAGCCAGCCACCCTTAGCACATATTTCTAAAGCAAAGACTGGCTATGAGCTTCACTTCTGACGCCAGGTTTCAAAGTCAGCGCGGCTGCATGGGATAAAAATACGGTCCCCACATACACTTCCCAGTCACAGAGAAACAAGACGGCCACATGTTGTGAAAGTGTGCACGACACAGCCCTCCAGGTCAGGCTCCACGCTGTCGTACAAGGGACCATGACTCCCTTCTCCCCGAAATAAGAGAAGATTAGCAGTGCTTTTTGTAGGAAAACAGAGCTTGTTCCTACGCATTAGCAATAGCCAAAAATCCTTTGCTTTTTGAGGTAGAGCCTCTTAATCAAACACctccctgtttttttcccttttctgtgcaCAACGTTAAATTGTCACTCAAGTGTCTGCGAGGTGGACAGGATATGTGACAGCTGGGGACACCTCCCAGCAAGGCTGAAGAGAGCACACTGATGTTTGTTCAGGTGACAAGGGAAAGCACCAGCGACCCACATGGCAGGGGAAGAGCACTGTCCTGACACGGGGCAATCTGGGCTGCCCTCCCAACCCCTAGTTACGTGGTGACCCGCTGTGCCTTTATTTGGTAGCTGTCGGGGGGTTCAACAGCACCCAGCCCTCTTGAAAATAGTAATAGTGACTTCTGAAAACAGACAGGGAATAACCAAGTCACTGCTGCCACATGGTTAAGCAGCTCTCATGGTATGAGTTTGCCACTATGAACTATGCTGAAGCTGAACTCACATCAGATCCTCTGCTGCCGTCCCAGGAACTTTCAGCTCAGCCCAGGCTAGCCCCAACTTTGACAAAGCAAAGATAATCCCTTGCTCAGTCAGCACAGCAAAGGCTCTCTGGTTTGAAATAAGCATTTAAAGAAGGGCCTACAACCACTGCCTCTGTGAGGACCCAGGCAATAGGAGAGGTTATGGTCCCTCTTTACACTCCTGGAGTGGcctcccaaataccaaacaagacacattgccttttttttaaggggaaggcTCAAGTCTCACAGCAGTACCTATAGGAAACAACTGACTCTGGCTCTAATCCACTGTTCAGCACTTGCTGGAAAGACTCATGCTCTTCTCCCAAGTGTTTAACAAGGAAACGGTCCATCCGAAGCATCAGCTGCCCAGCTCTCCTGTGGGAAAGCATGGCTTCCCCTCtcccagaaatggaaaaaagcagcacagtggAACAAGGACTTTCCTCGGCTACACAATGAGCCTGTGGGAGCCAGAACCATCTCTTGCTCTGCCCAAAGCACCGCTTTCCATTGGCTCCaggacactgctgctgctccaagCCCTTTGGAAGACTTTTAGAGACCCTGGCTGGTGCACCAGCAATCTCCAGCACCCTCCGCCTGAGTCACCAATTGAGAACAAGGTACCTGGTAGACGAAGCAGATGGTTGGAGCCTGACAGCCGTAGAGAAACTTCACATCGATGACTTGGAGCTCTTCCAGGCGGATGTTAAAAGCCTTTAACTCCTTGTTCTCCCGGTCCAGAGGAATGACCTTGAAGAGGCCATCATAGAGCCGCAGGCCGATCATCCGGCACTCTGGGTCAATGATGCCAATTATGCCGGTCTCTGAGGGACGGCCAATGCGATCCTGAGCGAGAGATCCGTGGAGACGGGAAAGAGGAAGGGCAATTAGCATTAGAAAAAGATTCCTGTGTGGGACTCGAGAATAGTAGGCACAAGAGTTGCCACCCTTTGGCTGAGGAAGGACTCCCTGCACACCTCCCAGCAGGCTTTAAAATATCATCTGGCAAGCCAAAGGCAATTCGGGCATCTCCTGCCTAAAGCAGCTGGCCCTTTCCACCAGAGAGCCTGGCAGAGCTCCCACAGCACACACTTTCTCTCTCCCAGGAACCAGGTGCTCCAGGAGTGGACCTTGCAACTGGTTTCCTAATCCCAGCTCGCTACTGAATGACCTCAGAGAAGCCACGTTGCTGTCCTGCACCTCCGGTTTCTATCACTGACAGAGAACAAtgttctctgctgctgcaaaatgctTTGATATCCATGACCAAAATTCATCCTCCAGAAATCCAGCGCTGTTATCAGCCTCTACAGAGCCCCCAGCGTTACTCGGAGGGGGCTGATATCAGCATCTCCATATGTCACGAGGCAGAACCGTGGCACGGGAAGATTAAGGACTTTTTGCCAGACACACTAACATGTTACTGACAGGACATGCCCACCTACATCTCCTGCCCGTAACCCCTGCTCAGCTCCACCAGTCCACCAGTGGAAGCGCAGTGCCTGGCAACAGATGGAAGATATTTTGGCTTGAGAGCTGATGGAAATCATTTGGCTAATGACTAACAAAAAGCCAAAGAGACACGTGGATTTCTGACGTGCTCAGAAGGGGTGATTTTAATCCACATAAAACAGAACAATGGAGAACATCTACAATTATTAACAATGCTGTATGGCCATGATGGTAAGAGTAACTTCAGCAGTCATGCTTCTGGTATGCAGCGTGTAGAGACCAGCCACGAAATACTGGAAGAGTCATTTCCCAGGGAATATTTTATCTTACATCAAGTTTTGAGCGCTAATTCTTTTTACAGTAGAACTATCTCAAATTAACCTTATTATTCTGCAAATTACCCCGAGAACACAGCTGTAGCCATGTCCTCAGTCCCTGAGCCCAAGACTGACCCACTGCAGGCAAAAAACTCTGGAAATACCAGTGGAAGCAGATGAACCATACTGGAGTCGGTGgtaggcagaaaaaaatcataaataacaCGGCAAAACCCCATCATTTAAGCGCACCCTTCACTAGAAAAGTAAAACCATCCCTAAGGAAGGGAATTTGCCCCTTCCAGGTGCTGCAGCTTCACTCACCTGCACGTTGCCATGGGCACGGGTTATAATATCAATGCTGTCCCCGTTCTGCTTGTACTCGAGGATGCAGGCATTATACTTGGCTGTCAGGATGAACAACAAATCCTTGCTCTCCCCCTGCCAAAGCAGAGTGGCGGCATGCCTTCAGGAGGGTGTCAGAGCCAGCGGCCCCAGCGTGCCCGCgcctgctctccccagctggcgagcagccccctccccgcagcgCACCCACCTTGGGGCGGAAGAGCTCCATGACGGCGGTCTTGCCGTACATCCCCACCTCCTTGACGGGCCGCAGCCCCTCCGCTGTCACCACATAGATCTCCAGTCGCGTATTCTTGGCGATCAGCAGGTTCAAATCCTCCGCTGAGGTGAAGTGCCCTGGAAAACGGAGAGAAGAAATCGCCGTTAAGCCACGAAGAAGCGACAAGGCGGCACCTCGGGGTGCTCTCACTGAACAACCTGCAGGAGTCTGCTGATCCTGGGGAGTCTGGTCCACACTCCTACAGCCTCAGACCAAGCACCAGCCTCTCCGTGGCACCCCCCCAGCCATGGCATCCCAAAACGCCAGCACCTTCCTCCCACAACACCCAGCCCCCTCAGCGACTGCCTTCCCTGAACTCTGACTTCTCGTCTTTCCCCAGGGAACCTCATTCCCGGGGGGGCCCTTCCCACCATACCCTGTCTCCAGAGTACACTGCAACACCCCAAACCACCTTGCAATAAGGCAAGACACAAAGACAGACATCACCACCAcctctccctgcagcaccccaACCTTCTGCTGCTCTGTAACCCCCCCAGGAACCCCACTTCCCCTGCACGCACCAAAACTCCACTGAGCTCTCAGAAACCTCAAGCCTGACCCAAATCGCCCCGAGAAGCCTCGCtgcacccccacctccccccccagcacccccaggaaCATCAATGCAACCCCAGTACCCCGCACCACCTCCATAAACCTCAACATGCCCCCagtgccccacagccccccccaggaaCTCAAGacaccctcccccctgcccctcagTGCCTCACAGCACCCCAACAACTTTAAGGCCCCCCCGCTTACCCCACAACCTGCCTACAAACCTCAGGGCACCCCCAGGGCCCCCAATGCTCCCACAGCCCCGCCACCCCACAGATCCCCCACACACCTCAGCACACCCCAAGGCACCACAGGGCACtcacagcccccccaccccgacctCAGAGAACCCCCTAACTCCCCCCCCTCAGTGCTCCACAACCCCCCCAAAGGCCTcagcacccccccagccccccagtgCCCCACTGAACCTCAGTGTCCCTCCAGGCCCTCGGTGCCCGCCCAGGCACCTCCGTGCCTACCAAGCCCCCCCCAGTCTCCCGCATCCCCCCTACAGGCTCCGCCGCGACCGCTAGGCCGggggcggagggcgggggggggggggctggcgccGCCTCCCCGGCGGTTACCGGTAACGCAGCCGTTCACGGCCGTCGGCTTCTGTGCCGTCACGACGTAGTTGTAGGACATGGCGGCGGTCGGTAGGCCGGAGCAAGACCGAGACAAGACGCGGCGAGCACCGGGAGCGGGGCCTGGCGCGGcctctccgccgccgccgccgccgccgccactaccaccaccaccgccCCTTCCGCCCGCCGCCGCTGGGACGTCAGCGGAAGGGGCGGAGTGGGGCCGCTCTAGGCCGCTGGGAGGACCCGGAGGAGCAGACGAGAGGActggtggggaagggggatgCTCCGGGGGTccctgcttttgggggggggggggggggaatctccaCCTGGGGATCCCCGCTGGGGAGGGGATGCTCCCACCCCATATCCCGGTGGGGGAGGTCCCCACCTGGGGGGGATGCAGCCCCCCTGCTCCTTCTACTGCACCCCAGGAGGGGGTCCATGGTGGGGGTgcacccccttctccccccccccaccccgagagGGGGTCCTCACCGGGGAGGGGGTGCATCCACCCAGGCCCCATGCTCAGAGGAGGTTCCCGATGCTGGGGTGCATCCACCctcgtccccccccaccccaaaagggGGTccttgcttggggggggggggtgcacacCCACCCtggtcccccccttcccctccaccccaggaGGGGGTCCCTGCTCAGGGGGATGCTCCCCCCCTGGTCCTCCCCCACCCTAGGATGGGGTCTCTGCTTGCTGGGGGGGGTGTTCCCACCCTGGTCCCCCACCCCATGAGGGGGTCCCTGCTGTGGGGCTTGTCCgaccctgcctccccccccccaggagatGGTCCCCCTTCAGAGACGACACTGGACCCAGCTTCCCCCCTCTGATGGGGCACCCCATATCCCACCCCGTCCCCCTCCTGCCGTCCCCGGGCCAGGCCATCCCCGTGGGACCCCCAggtgggacggggggggggggggctgtccctgcctgtggcGGACCttgtcctccctcagcccccgccgcctcccggaCGGAGTTTGGACTCGGAGCTGAAGCTACGTGGGATCCTCCATCATCCCCGCCGTGCCGCCCGCATGGAGGtgagccccggggcggcggggagccccctgctcccccccccccccccaacagccccATACCATCCCCGTACCCCCCCACTGCCACCCCTCTGTGCCGCCAGGTCCCCAAGAAGCTGGTGAACTCGGTGGCGGGCTGCGCCGACGACGCGCT contains:
- the DDB1 gene encoding DNA damage-binding protein 1, with protein sequence MSYNYVVTAQKPTAVNGCVTGHFTSAEDLNLLIAKNTRLEIYVVTAEGLRPVKEVGMYGKTAVMELFRPKGESKDLLFILTAKYNACILEYKQNGDSIDIITRAHGNVQDRIGRPSETGIIGIIDPECRMIGLRLYDGLFKVIPLDRENKELKAFNIRLEELQVIDVKFLYGCQAPTICFVYQDPQGRHVKTYEVSLREKEFNKGPWKQENVEAEASMVIAVPEPFGGAIIIGQESITYHNGDKYLAIAPPIIKQSTIVCHNRVDPNGSRYLLGDMEGRLFMLLLEKEEQMDGTVTLKDLRVELLGETSIAECLTYLDNGVVFVGSRLGDSQLVKLNVDSNEQGSYVVAMETFTNLGPIVDMCVVDLERQGQGQLVTCSGAFKEGSLRIIRNGIGIHEHASIDLPGIKGLWPLRSDSHRETDNMLVLSFVGQTRVLMLNGEEVEETELTGFVDDQQTFFCGNVAHQQLIQITSASVRLVSQEPKALVSEWKEPNGKNISVASCNSNQVVVAVGRALYYLEIRPQELRQISCTEMEHEVACLDITPLGDTNGMSPLCAIGLWTDISARILKLPSFELLHKEMLGGEIIPRSILMTTFESSHYLLCALGDGALFYFGLSLETGLLSDRKKVTLGTQPTVLRTFRSLSTTNVFACSDRPTVIYSSNHKLVFSNVNLKEVNYMCPLNSDGYPDSLALANNSTLTIGTIDEIQKLHIRTVPLYESPRKICYQEVSQCFGVLSSRIEVQDASGGTTALRPSASTQALSSSVSTSKLFSSSTAPHETSFGEEVEVHNLLIIDQHTFEVLHAHQFLQNEYALSLVSCKLGKDPNTYFIVGTAMVYPEEAEPKQGRIVVFHYSDGKLQSLAEKEVKGAVYSMVEFNGKLLASINSTVRLYEWTAEKELRTECNHYNNIMALYLKTKGDFILVGDLMRSVLLLAYKPMEGNFEEIARDFNPNWMSAVEILDDDNFLGAENAFNLFVCQKDSAATTDEERQHLQEVGLSHLGEFVNVFCHGSLVMQNLGETSTPTQGSVLFGTVNGMIGLVTSLSESWYNLLLDMQNRLNKVIKSVGKIEHSFWRSFHTERKTEPATGFIDGDLIESFLDISRPKMQEVVANLQIDDGSGMKREATVDDLIKIVEELTRIH